The Stenotrophomonas sp. NA06056 genome segment CGAGGATCAGGCCGGTGCGCTCAACCTGTGCACCCAGCGCCTGCCATGCCGCGTCGATATCCGCTTCGCTGCGCAGGCGGAACTGGCCCTTGCCGTCGTAACCGAGGCGGCGGGTCTTGAGGATGCACGGCAGGCCGAACTCGGCGGCCTTGGCAGCCAGCTCGTCGCGGCTGCGGATATCGGCGAAGGCCGGCAGCGGAATATCCAACTGCTGGAACAGGGTCTTCTCGCTCAAGCGGTCCTGGGCCACCGCCAGCGCGGACGGCGGCGGATAGACCGGCACGCGCTCGGCCAGCCATTGCGCGCTGTCGGCCGGCACGTTCTCGAAATCGAAGGTGACCACATCGACCTTGGCGGCGAAATCCGCCAGTGCCTGGCGATCATCGAAGGCACCGACGGTAAGCGGCGCCAGCGGGCCGCTGCAGGCGTCGGCCGCCGGATCGTACAGTTCGAAGCGCAGTCCCAGCGGCGCACCAGCCAGGACCATCATGCGGGCGAGCTGGCCGCCGCCGAGGATGCCGACGGTCAGGCTCATTGGCGCGGATCGTCGTGGGCCATCACGTCTTCGGTCTGACGTGCGCGGAAGCTGTCCAGCGCCTGGCCGATGGCCGGCTGGTCGCTGGCCAGCATCGCGGCGGCGAACAGCGCGGCATTGGACGCGCCGGCATTGCCGATGGCGAAGGTGGCGACCGGAATGCCCGCTGGCATCTGCACGATCGACAGCAGCGAATCCATGCCGTTGAGGGCCTTGGACTGCACCGGCACGCCCAGCACCGGCACCGCGGTCTTGGCCGCGATCATGCCCGGCAGATGCGCGGCACCGCCGGCGCCGGCAATGATCGCGCGCAACCCGCGCGGGCCCGCTTCTTCTGCATAGCTGAACAACACGTCCGGAGTACGGTGGGCGGAGACCACCTTCACTTCGAACGGGACACCCAGAGCTTCAAGCTTCTGGGCAGCGTGCTGCATGGTTTCCCAGTCGGAGCGGGAACCCATGACGATGCCGACAAGCGGCGCGATCGGGTTGGGGGTCATTGGCCGTCACCTGCCTTAAAGACGTATTCTAGCCATCTTCCACGCAAGACGAAGAACCATGGATCGCAAGCTGCTCGACCTGCTGGTGTCGCCCGACACCCGCCAGCCCCTGTCCCTGCTGGATGGCAAGGGCCTGGAAGCCCTCAACCGGGCGATCACCGCCGGCACCGTCAACCGTGCCGATGGCAACCCGCTGGCGCAGCCGCTGCGCGAAGCCCTGGTCACCCGCGACCGCAAGCAGGTCTTCCGCGTCGACGACGGCATTCCGGTACTGCTGGCCGAAGAAGCCATCCCGACCGCACAGATCGCCGACTTCCCGGCCGCATGAACGCGCTGCCGACGCCGGATCCAGCGGTCGTCGCGGCTGATGTCGCCCGCGCGTTGGCAGAGGACCTGGGCAGCGGTGACGTCACCGCCGCCCTGCTGCCCGACCAGCCCGACAGCGCCTATCTGCTGTGCAAGCAGGATGCGGTGATCGCGGGCCGTCCGTGGTTCGATGCCACCCACCGCGCGCTTGATCCGGATGTGCGGATCGAATGGCGAGTCACCGAGGGCGACACTGTCAGCGCCGGCACCGTGCTGGCCCTGCTGCATGGGCGCAGCCGCAGCCTGGTCAGCGCCGAGCGCACGTCGTTGAACTTCCTGCAGACACTGTCCGGTACCGCCACCACCACCGCTCGTTACGTAGCTGCGGTGGAAGGCACAGGCACGCGCATCCTCGATACCCGCAAGACCCTGCCCGGCCTGCGCCTGGCGCAGAAGTACGCGGTGCGTTGCGGCGGCGGCGACAACCACCGCTTCGGCCTGTACGACACGGTGATGCTGAAAGAGAACCACATCCGCGCAGCCGGCTCCCTGGCTGCCGCCGTGTCGGCGGCCCGCCAGCAATGGCCACAACTGCCGCTGGTGGTCGAGGTTGAGGACCTGGACCAGTTGCGGCAGGCACTGCAGGCCGGCTGCGAACGCATCCTGCTGGACGACTTCAGCCCTGAACTGCGGCGCGAAGCGGTGCGCATCACCGAAGGCCGCATCCCACTGGAAGTGTCCGGCAGCGTCGGCCTCGGCGGCCTGCGCTCGATCGCCGAAGACGGCGTGGACTGCATTTCCATCGGCGGCCTGACCAAGCACGTGCAGGCCATTGATCTGTCGCTGAAGCTGGGACCGCCGCCGGGTTGATGCCGGGCAGCCCCTGTCGGAACCGCTTCGCTCGCCGGGCATGGCCCGGCGCTACCCGGTAGAGCCGAGCCGACGCTCGGCTGCTTTCCGATACGCGGCAAGGCCCGAGCCGCGCTTCGCGCGATGAGCCGAGCATAGGCGCGGCCGTACACAATCCGGGCGCCTTCACGACTCGGCCACGCCCGCCTCTGCGACGCTGCACCCATCCCCCCACAGGAGCCGCGCATGCGCCGGATGCTCTTGCCCGCCTGCCTGCTGCTGGCCGCGATGCCGCTTTCGGCTGCTGCCGTCGAAGCCTGCGATGTACCCCCGCGCTTCGGCCTGAGCCCCTTGGCGGTTGCCATCCGCAACACGGCATGCAACGAGCACCGCCTCTGGTTCCGACCCTTCATCGACCGTGACGGTCGCGCCGCCAGCCTCAGTGTCACCGAAGCCGAAGGCGATCATCTTGCCGACAACGGTCTGATTGCCTGGCATCGGGTCACCAGCTACTGGCGCGAGAGCGGCACGCTGAATGCCTTGGGCAGCCAGCCCGGCGCCAGCAGCTGCCTGGCACCACTGGGGACGCGCTACACCGACAGCGATTGCCGTGCGTTCCTGATCGACAATCCGTGGTCAGCCGCCTTCATTTCCTGGGTGATGGTGCGTGCCGGTGTACCCGGCTTCAATACGTCCCCACGCCATATCGACTACATCCGCGCCGCCTACCAGGCGGGACCTTCGGGCGTGCCCTATCGCCTGGTGGACCCGGCCACTGCGAAACCGGCACCGGGTGACCTGCTGTGCTTCCTGCGCGACCGCAGCAGCACACTCAGCTACAGCGGATTGGTGCAGGCCCTGGGCAACGGCTCGGTCGGGCACTGGAAGTCGCATTGCGAAGTAGTGGTAGCAGCCAACCTCGGTGGCGACCAGACGCTGTACCTGGTGGGCGGCAACGTCATGAATACAGTGGCGATGCGCCTGTTGCCGCTGGATCGCACCGGCATGATCCAGCTGCCGCCGCCGCGCGAGCGCGATACCACCGGCATCGACCCGACCTGCACACCAGGGCGCGAGGACGAATGCAGCTTCAACCGCCAGGATTGGGCCGCATTGCTGCAGTTGAATGCCACTGCGCCGCGGGTTGCACCGGCCACACCGGCACTGGTACCGCAGCCGGCAACAGAGCCCGGCAGCGATCGCTGAGCACGTGCTGCTTGATCCTGTCGCCCTTCGTCGCCATCTTTGACGGATCGACACCTGACGGCTGAAGCCATGCCCACCCTGCTGTTCCTGCTGATTGCCGGCGGGATCGTCTACTTCTTCTGGAACGCAGCGCGTTCGGCCGCCGAACGTGCCATCGAACTGGGCCGCAATGCCTGCCGTGCCGCCGATGTGCAGTGGCTGGACCAGGCGGTGCATGCCACGGGTCTACGCCTGTCGCGCGGGGAAGATGGCCGGCTCGGTTTCGAGCGCACCTTCAAGTTCGAGTATTCCTACGACGGCATCGATCGCCATGTCGGACGCATGGTGCTGCGCGGCGACCAGCTGATTTCCTTCACCGGCCCGGGCGCGGCGCGGATCAGCCAGATCCGTGCGGACAACGAAGACGCCGAGGATGTGTGAGCAGAAGCATCCACGCATGGCGTGGATCTACTGGACATCACGCCGGTAGATCCACGCCATGCGTGGATGAAAAGCAGCGGAAGTTACTTGACCACGCGCAGGGTCGGACGACCTTTCGGCGGCGGACCGGCAGGCGGCGTATCGTCCGGCGGTGTCTGCTCATCGTCATGCAGCAGCTCGTCACTGGTCGGCGCCGGCTCACCACCGGGAATGTCATCGGGCAGCGCCATGCCCTGCCCGGTCTCGCGGGCATACACCGCCAGCACGGCGCTGATCGGCACCTGCACCGGGTAGCTGGTGCCGGAGAAGCGCGCCGAGAAGCTCACCGACTCGTTGTCGATCACCAGCCGCACCACCGCGCGCTCGGCGATGTTGAGCACCACCCGGCCATCCTTGACGGCCGAAGGCGGAACCTGCACGCCGGGAACGCCGGCGTCGACCAGGATGTGCGGAGTCAGCTGGTTGTCATTGATCCATTCCACCAGTGCCCGCAACAGGTACGGGCGGTGGCTGGTCATGTGGAAGAAGTCTTCGGTCATGCGTGAAGTGTAGCGCCCGACGCCCCTGCCGGGGCGGATCGTCTGCACGCCAGTCGGCGCGCAGACGGGAAAGCGGATGCCGGATCAGCCCGGCAGATCGCGCAGTTTCTTTTCCTGCTCGGTCAGGCTGCGGACGAAACCGGGGTGGCGGAAAATCCGGTTGCCGTAGTCCTCGATCGCCTTGCTGTCCTTCGGCAACGGCACATCCAGCGATTGCAGGCGCCAGATGATGGGCGCCATCGCGCAGTCGGCCAGGCTCATTTCCGGGTTGAGGAAGAATTTGCTGGCCTTGAACAACGGCAGCGAAGCGGTCAACAGTTCCTTCAAACGCTTGCGCCCGGCCTCGGCCTGGGTCTTGTTGCCGAGCTGGATCGCCTGCACCTGCGGCACCCAGTCGTGCTCGATACGCAGCATGGCCAAGCGGATACGCGCGCGCGACAGCGGATCAACCGGCATCAGCGGCGGGTGCGGATAGCGCTCGTCCAGATACTCGCTGACCACCGACGCGGCATACAACACCAGCTCGCGCTCGACCAGGGTTGGCACGGAATGGTACGGATTGAGATCGATCAGATCTTCCGGCGGGTTCTGTGGATCGACCGGAACGAAGTCGAAACTCACGCCCTTGGCCGCCAGCACCAGGCGCACACGATGGCACAGTACATCGTCGTTCGAGGAAAACAGCGTCAGTGTATTGCGCATGCGTACGCTCGCCGCCATCAAAGGCTCTCCTGCGACAGGAGACCGCCTGCCGCATCGGCGCCGCCAGCACCGTGCCGGCGGTCGACTCCTCCCCGAGTGTGCAACCGACCATCACAAAAGCCAATAGGCCCGATGCGATGGCCGACTCTGGATCAGTGCACGTCCTTCCAGTATTCCTTCTTCAACAGGTACACCAGGAAGGTCAGCAGCGCCAGGAACAGGATCACCCAGACACCGAGCTGCTGCCGCTTCAGCGCGGCCGGTTCGCCGGCGTATTCGAGGAAATTGGTGATGTCACGCACGGCCTGGTCGTACTGCCCCGCATCGACCGAGCCCGGACTGTCGATGCGCAGGCCCGTCACCGGCGGATCCATGCCCGGCGCTTCGGCCTTGCCATGCACCGCGTGCTGCAGGCCCTGCATCTCCCACAACGGATTGGGCATGGAGGCGTTGGCGAACAGCGCATTGTTCCAGCCCAGCGGGCGGCTGCTGTCCAGGTAGAACGACTTCAGGTAGGTATAGATCCAGTCGCTGCCGCGCACCCGGGAAATCAGGCTCAGGTCCGGCGGCATCTTGCCGAACCACTTCTCGGCCTGCTCCTTGGGCATTGCCACAGGCACCGGGTCGCCGATCGCCGAGCCGGTGAAGTTGAGGTTGTTCATCACCTCTTCCTCGCTCAGCCCCAGGTCCTCGCCCATCCGCGAGTAGCGCAGATACTTCAGGGCGTGGCAACCGCTGCAGTAGTTCATGTACAGCTGGGCGCCGCGCTGCAGCGACGCCCGGTCACCCAGGTCGTTGCCGGCCTGCAGGAGCTTGGTGCCGCCCTCGGCGGCCATGGCCGGGGTACTGCCCAGCATCAGGGCGGCCGCCAGGGCCAACCGGACCATCCAGCGCTCAGTCATGCGTGGTCACCCTTTCCGGTACCGGCTTGGTCTTGTCCAGCCTTGTCCATATCGGCATGGTGATGAAGAAGGCGAAGTACAGGAAGGTCAGCACCCGCCCGACATAGGTCTCGTGCGCATCGGTACCCGGGCCGGAGCCGATCACGCCGAGCCAGACGAAGCACACCGCAAACACGCCCAGCAGCACCTTCGAAAGCACGCCGCGGTAGCGGTAGGACTTGACCCGCGCGCGGTCCAGCCACGGCACCAGGAACAGAATGGCGATGGCCGAGAACATCACGATCACGCCGCCGAGCTTGTTCGGCACCACCCGCAACATCGCGTAGTACGGCGTGTAGTACCAGACCGGCTTGATGTGCTCGGGAGTGACCAGTCGGTTGGCTTCGGTGAAGTTGTCGTGTTCCAGGAACAGGCCACCGAAGGCCGGTGCGAAGAAGATGATGAAGGCCGCGATGATCAGCAGGAAGCCCGCACCGACACCATCCTTGAGGGTGTAGTACGGATGGAACGGAATGCCGTCGGTGGGCGCGTTCGGTGACCAGCGGTTGCCCTTCGGCCCCTTCTTGATCTCCACACCATCGGGGTTGTTCGATCCCACTTCATGCAGCGCGCCCAGGTGCAGCACCACCAGCAGCAGCAGTACCAGCGGCAGCGCGATCACGTGCAGTGCGAAGAACCGGTTGAGCGTGGCGTCGCTGGGCAGGTAATCGCCCATGATCCATTCGGTCAGGCCGTTGCCGATGACCGGAATGGCGCCGAACAGCGAGATGATCACCTTCGCGCCCCAGAACGACATCTGGCCCCACGGCAGCACGTAGCCCATGAAGGCCTCTGCCATCAGCACCAGGTAGATCAGCATGCCGAGGATCCACACCAGCTCGCGCGGCTTCTGGTAACTGCCGTACAGCAGGCCGCGGAACATGTGCAGGTAGACCACGATGAAGAACAGCGAGGCCCCGGTGGAGTGCATGTAGCGGATCAGCCAGCCCCACTCCACGTCCCGCATGATGTATTCGATGGAACCAAACGCCTCGGCGGCGTTGGTCTTGTAATGCATCGTCAGGAAGATGCCGGTGACGATCTGGTTGACCAGCACCAGCAGCGCCAGCGAACCGAAGTAGTACCAGATGTTGAAGTTCTTCGGCGCGTAGTACTCGCTGACATGCTTGCGGTAGATCGGCATCAATCCCGGCGCGCGGGCATTGACCCAGTCGGCCACGCCGGTGGCGGTACGGCTGAGGATGTTGGACATCAGGCAGCCCCCTGCGGATCGACACCGATGATGATGGTGTTGTCGTCCTGGTAGTGGTGCGCGGGCACCTTCAGGTTGATGGGTGCGGGCACGTCCTTGAAGACGCGGCCGGACATGTCGAAGCGCGACTTGTGGCAGGGGCAGAAATAGCCGCCCTTCCATTGTGGGTCGTAGGGCTCGGGGCGGATTTCACCCACCATTTCCGGCGAGCAGCCCAGGTGCGTGCAGAGACCGACCAGCACCGAGATATCGGGCTTGATCGAGCGCAGCTCCGGGTTCTGCTTGAGCACGTACTCCGGCTGCTGGTCCTTCTCGCCGGACTCGGGGTCCTTCAAGCGGCCATCCAGCCCATGCAGCGCATCAAGGATCGCCTTGGAGCGTTTGACGATCCAGATCGGCTGTCCGCGCCATTCCACGATCAGGCGTTGGCCTTCCTGCAGGGCGCTGATGTCGGCCACCACCGGTGCGCCGGCAAGCTTGGCGCGGGCACTGGGGTTCCAGGACTTGATGAAAGGAACTGCGGTGAATCCGACGCCGACGGCGCCAACCACGGCTGTGGTGGCAGTAAGAAAACGCCGACGTCCGGTGTTGACTGGATCGTGTACCCCATCGTTGGCCATCCGGCACTCCGATATTGATTAGGTAGCTTTAAGGCTGCCAGCGGTTCCGGTGGGGGCCAGAGCCGCATTGAATCTCGGTCGAGTGTAGCGGAACCGTCGCGCGCCACACAACGCATTGCAACAACTCTTTCAAAGGCGTGCCGACTAACAGTCGGCACCTACCCGTTCAAGGGTGTGCCGACCAACGGTCGACACCTACTGGTGGGTCAGGGCGGTGCGGTAGCGCTCGGCCAGCTGGCCGACCCTTCGCACGTAATACTGGGTCTCGCTGTAGGGTGGCACGCCTCCATGGCGATCGACCGCGCCTTCGCCTGCGTTGTAACCGGCCGCAGCCAGAGTCAGATCACCTTTGAAACGCTTCAACAACCACGCCAGATACTGCACGCCGCCACGGATGTTCTGCCCGGCGTCGTAGGAGTCGCTGACGCCGAAACGTGCGGCGGTGGGCGGCATCAGCTGCATCAGGCCCTGCGCACCGGCACGGCTGAGCGCGGTCGGGTTGTACGCCGACTCGGCATGGATGATCGCACGCACCACCGCTTCTTCCACGCCGAATTCGCGTGCGGCCGACGTGATCTCGCTCTGGAACGCCGTGGTGTTCAGGCGCACGCTGCCGAAATCGACGCGCGGATTGACCCCGCAGGCGTAGCAGCGCTCCATGAAACTGTAGCGGATGGTACGCACCGGGCCGAGATTGGCGACCTGGGTCGGACGTGCGCTGGTGTAGTGGCGCACCCCGTCCTGCATGTACGAATAGACCTGGCCGCTGACCATCTTGCCGCCGCGTGGACTGGCCGGCGTGGATGCGGCTGCGGGCGCCGGGGTCGGTGCGACAGCGGGGCTGGTGGCGCTGGCGGCAACCGCGACAGGGTTGCGCTCGGTGCTGGCCACCACTGCAGCAGGTACTGGCGTTGGTGCCGGTAATGCCGTGGCGACTGGAGCGCGCACCGCCCGGCCCGCACTGCGGGTATAGCTGATGGTGCTGCACTGGGCACCTGCCACCCGCTTGCTGACGTAGCTGGTGACCCCATCGGCGCCAAGGCACTTGTACAGGGTGCCGGCGCTGGCCGGCGCAGCGGTCAGCGCAGCGATGATGATCGCCGTTGTCCCCAGTCTCCCCTTCATGGCCGCGAGTGTCCCAGCTTCGCTGCGGCTTGCCAAGGGCGCCGGCTCAGACCGTGACGGCGGGCACGGCCAGAACCTGACTGAGCCCGGCCAGACGCTGGGACAGCTCCTCGCGCAGTTCGGTCGGCGTGGTCCACAGCGCCAGTGGCAGACGGTCCAGGCTGAGGATCTGCGCCAGCATCATGCCGCGGCTTTCCGCACCCATCCGCAACAGGCAATGGTCTGGCCCGTCGGCCTCGAGCACGCCGCACCACGGCGGAATGCGTCCGGCCAGCTCGGCTTCGCTGCCGGCCAGGCGCAGGATGGCCTGCAGCGCGAACGGCGCCTGGCTGACCGCCTGTCGCACCATCACATCCGGCGGCGCCGGGGTTCGCCGGTGCAGGCCAGGCTCGGGCAGATGCCGCACCGCCCCCATCCGGTCCACGCGCAACGTGCGCCAGTCCTGCCGCCCCAGGTCCCAGGCCAGCAGATACCAGCGCCGCCCGTAGTTCACCAGATGCTGGGCCTCGACTTCCCGTTGCGTCACCGCGTCCTGTGCGCTGCGGTATTCGAAAGCCAGCCGTGCGGCCTGCCGGCAGTGCTGGGCCAGCCGTCCGAGCAGTCGCGCATCGGTGGATGGCAGGTCGGACAAGGTCGCGGTGGCGGCATGCACTTCACCGGCCTGCTGGCGGCGACGCGCCGGCACCAGCGGATCGAGCTTGGACAGCAGGCCCCGCGCGGTGTCGTCGATGCCGGAGACCGTGGCCGAGGCCGCACGCAGGGCGATCGCCAGTGTGGTGGCCTCTTCCTCGTCCAGCAGCATCGGCAGCACCGGCGCGCCCGCACCCAGCCGGTAGCCCCCGCCTACCCCGGCCGAGGCCTGCACCGGATATCCCAGCTCGCGCAGACGTTCGACATCGCGGCGGATGCTGCGCCGGTCCACGCCCATGCGCTCGGCCAGTTCAGCGCCAGACCAGTGACGGCGGGCCTGCAGCAGCGAGATCAGGCGAAGCAGGCGATGGGCGGTATGGCGCATGACGGATCGCGGACAGAAGTCGTCCGCAATTGTGCCTCAGCATGGGCCCCACTTCACCACCACCTGCAAGGAGCAATGCCATGACGTCACGCCAGATCACCCTGTACCACGCCGCCCGTTCACGCTCGAGCGGCGCAGTCGCCCTGCTTGAAGCACTGGGCGCCGACTACCGCATGCAGGTGCTGGACCTGAAGGCCGGCGCCAACCTGGCGCCGGCCTACCTGGCGATCAATCCGATGGGCAAGGTGCCGGCCATCGTGCACAACGGCGCCCTGGTGACCGAGCAGGTGGCGATCTACCTGTATCTGGCCGACCTGTACCCGGAAGCCGGGCTGGCGCCGCCGATCGGTGACGCCCTGCGCGGCCCCTACCTGCGCTGGATGGCCTTCTATGGCGCCTGCTTCGAACCGGCAATGATCGACAAGGCCATGCACCGCGACCCGCCGCCGCATGCGATGTCGCCCTACAACGACGCCGACACGGTGCTGCAGGTGATCGAAGCGCAGCTGGCGCAGGGGCCGTACCTGCTGGGTGAGGTGATGAGCGCGGCCGACGTGCTGTGGGGCAATGCGTTGGCATGGACCAGTGCGTTCGGCCTGGTGCAGCCAGCCCCGGCGACGGCTGCCTACATTGAACGGATGAGCGCGATGACCGCTTTCGACCGTTCGCGTCAGATCGATGCGGAGCTGGTCGCGGCGTAAGGGCTCCCGCCGGGCACGGCCCAGCGTTACCAAACGGGGCGGGATGCGGGTAGCGCGGGGCCATGCCCCGCGAGCGCGCAGCGCAGCGCCAGTGGCGTTGCGCAGGGCGAGCGCGGCGGGATGCGGGTAGAATCGCCCCCTTTCCCGCCACCCGAATGGATTAAGCGCCATGACCGGGACGCCAGACGTCTTTCCGCCCGCCGCCCAGGGCGGCACCCCGCTCGTTGCCCTGCCCTCTGGTCCGCGCAAGCCCGACCAGGTGAAGGGCAAGCTGTACATCAAGACCCACGGTTGCCAGATGAACGAGTACGACTCGGCCAAGATGGCCGACGTGCTCGCCGCCAGCGATGGCCTGGAACTGACCGATCGCCCGGAGGACGCCGACGTCATCCTGGTCAACACCTGCTCGATCCGCGAAAAGGCGCAGGAGAAGGTGTTCAGCCAGCTGGGCATCTGGAAGAGCCTGAAGAACCAGGGCCGCGAGGTCATCATCGGCGTGGGCGGTTGCGTGGCGTCACAGGAAGGCGAGGCGATCATCAAGCGTGCGCCGTTCGTCGACCTGGTGTTCGGCCCGCAGACGCTGCATCGCCTGCCAGAGCTGATCCGCGCCCGGCGCGAACAGCAGCGCCCGCAGGTGGACATCAGCTTCCCGGAGATCGAGAAATTCGATCGCATGCCCGAGCCGCGTGCCGATGGCGCGTCCGCGTTCGTGTCGATCATGGAAGGCTGTTCCAAGTACTGCTCGTTCTGCGTGGTGCCCTACACCCGCGGCACCGAAGTCAGCCGCCCGTTCGAGGACGTGGTGGTGGAAGTGGCGCAGCTCGCGACGCAAGGCGTGCGCGAAATCAACCTGCTCGGCCAGAACGTCAACGCCTACCGCGGCCCCTATGGCGATGGCGAATTCGCCGATCTCGGCCTGCTGATCCGCACCATCGCAGAGATCGATGGTGTTGGCCGCATCCGCTTCACCACCTCGCACCCGCTGGAGTTCAGCGATTCGTTGATCGATGCGTTCCGCGACGTGCCGCAGCTGGCCAACTTCCTGCACCTGCCGGTGCAGGCGGGCAGCGACCGCGTGCTGTCGGCGATGAAGCGCGGCTACACCGCACTGGAATTCAAGTCGAAGATCCGCAAGCTGCGCGCGGTGCGCCCGGACATCTCGATCAGCTCCGACTTCATCGTCGGTTTCCCCGGCGAGACCGATGCGGATTTCGAGAAGACCATGAAGCTGATCGAGGACATTGGCTTCGACCACAGCTTCTCCTTCATCTATTCGCGTCGACCGGGCACCCCGGCGGCGGACCTGGAAGACACGATCAGCGATGCGGAAAAACATGCACGCCTGTCGCGCCTGCAGGAACGCATCAACGCACATGCCGCAAGCATCTCCGAGAAGATGGTCGGCAGCGTGCAGACCGTGCTGGTGGAAGGCCCCTCACGCAAGAACCCGAACGAACTGACCGGCAAGACCGAGAACATGCGTTCGGTGAACTTCCCGGCGCATCCGCGCCTGATCGGCCAGTTCGTGGACGTGGTGATCACTGAGGCACTGACCAATTCGCTGCGCGGCCGCGTGGTAGCGGAGTAAGGTGTGCCGACCAACGGTCGGCACCCACCGCAATTGATGCCGGGCAGCGGCCGGCACCTACCGTGTGGATGCCGACCGTTGGTCGGCATTCCTCAATCCAGGCGTTTGCGGAAACGCAGGATCGCCAGGGTCATCATCGCCACGATGAATACCAGCAGTGCCAGTGCGTCCGGCCACAGCTCCCACAGCGACGCACCACGCAGCATGATGCCGCGCACCAGGCGCAGGAAATGAGTCAGCGGCAGTACTTCTGCCAGCCACTGCACCGGCCTGGGCATGCCGGCGAACGGGAACATGAAGCCCGACAGCAGGATCGAAGGCAGGAACAGGAACAGGGTCATCTGCATGGCCTGGAACTGCGAACGCGCACGCGTCGAAATCAACAGGCCCAGCGCCAGGTTGGCCAGTACCAGCAACACGGCCGCCAGATACACATCGACCAGGCTGCCGCGGATCGGCACTTCGAACAACCAGGTTCCCAGCAGCAGTACCAGGGTGGTCTGCAGCAGACCGATCGCCGCGTAGGGCAGCACCTTGCCGACCATCAGTTCGCTGCGTGATACCGGCGTGGCGATCAACAGCTCCATGTTGCCGCGTTCGCGTTCGCGCACCACTGCCACGGCAGTGAACATCACCAGGGTCATGGTCAGGATCACCCCGATCAGGCCGGGTACGATGTTCACCGCTGAGCGCCGCTGGGGGTTGTAGAAGCTGATGACACTCACCGGCCCGCTGGCGATGCTGCCTTCGCGCAACGGCCGCGTGTTGCTGGTCGGGCCCGTGTCCAGCGGCACCTGCGCCAGCTGGATCGCCGCGCTCTGCACCACCGTGTCGCTGCCGTCGACCAGCACCTGCACGGCTTCGCGGCCTTCGTAGCGGCGTCGTTCGAAGTCGGCGGGAATCACGATGCCCACGCTGACCCTGCCCCGTCGCAGCGCCTCCATCAGTTGATCGGGCGTATAGGCCTGCGCGCGCGGCGTGATCACGCCGGTGGCGACCATGTCCTGCACCAGCGCGCGCGACGCCGCACTGCTGGCCTGATCGGCGATACCGGCATCCAGATGCCGGAGGTTGAGGTTGATCGCATAGCCGAACAACAGCAACTGCATCACCGGAATGCCGACGATCATCGCCAGGGTGATGCGGTCACGGCGTAGTTGCCGCAACTCTTTGAGCATGATCGCCCACAGCCGTCGCACGCTCATGCGGCCGGCTCCCGACCACGGCCACGGGTGGCGGCAACGAACACGTCTTCCAGGTTGGGCGCCACCGGTTCGATCCTCGCCTGCGGATCGGCAGCGGCGAGTGTTTGGGCCAGCACGCTGGCATCGGCTGCGCCCTCGCTGCACAGCACGCGCAGCTCGGTGCCGATCTGGGCCACGCTGAGCACGCCCGGCAACGCC includes the following:
- a CDS encoding glutathione S-transferase N-terminal domain-containing protein — translated: MAASVRMRNTLTLFSSNDDVLCHRVRLVLAAKGVSFDFVPVDPQNPPEDLIDLNPYHSVPTLVERELVLYAASVVSEYLDERYPHPPLMPVDPLSRARIRLAMLRIEHDWVPQVQAIQLGNKTQAEAGRKRLKELLTASLPLFKASKFFLNPEMSLADCAMAPIIWRLQSLDVPLPKDSKAIEDYGNRIFRHPGFVRSLTEQEKKLRDLPG
- a CDS encoding Trm112 family protein, giving the protein MDRKLLDLLVSPDTRQPLSLLDGKGLEALNRAITAGTVNRADGNPLAQPLREALVTRDRKQVFRVDDGIPVLLAEEAIPTAQIADFPAA
- the purE gene encoding 5-(carboxyamino)imidazole ribonucleotide mutase is translated as MTPNPIAPLVGIVMGSRSDWETMQHAAQKLEALGVPFEVKVVSAHRTPDVLFSYAEEAGPRGLRAIIAGAGGAAHLPGMIAAKTAVPVLGVPVQSKALNGMDSLLSIVQMPAGIPVATFAIGNAGASNAALFAAAMLASDQPAIGQALDSFRARQTEDVMAHDDPRQ
- the nadC gene encoding carboxylating nicotinate-nucleotide diphosphorylase, giving the protein MNALPTPDPAVVAADVARALAEDLGSGDVTAALLPDQPDSAYLLCKQDAVIAGRPWFDATHRALDPDVRIEWRVTEGDTVSAGTVLALLHGRSRSLVSAERTSLNFLQTLSGTATTTARYVAAVEGTGTRILDTRKTLPGLRLAQKYAVRCGGGDNHRFGLYDTVMLKENHIRAAGSLAAAVSAARQQWPQLPLVVEVEDLDQLRQALQAGCERILLDDFSPELRREAVRITEGRIPLEVSGSVGLGGLRSIAEDGVDCISIGGLTKHVQAIDLSLKLGPPPG
- a CDS encoding DUF2272 domain-containing protein; this translates as MRRMLLPACLLLAAMPLSAAAVEACDVPPRFGLSPLAVAIRNTACNEHRLWFRPFIDRDGRAASLSVTEAEGDHLADNGLIAWHRVTSYWRESGTLNALGSQPGASSCLAPLGTRYTDSDCRAFLIDNPWSAAFISWVMVRAGVPGFNTSPRHIDYIRAAYQAGPSGVPYRLVDPATAKPAPGDLLCFLRDRSSTLSYSGLVQALGNGSVGHWKSHCEVVVAANLGGDQTLYLVGGNVMNTVAMRLLPLDRTGMIQLPPPRERDTTGIDPTCTPGREDECSFNRQDWAALLQLNATAPRVAPATPALVPQPATEPGSDR
- a CDS encoding cytochrome c1, translating into MTERWMVRLALAAALMLGSTPAMAAEGGTKLLQAGNDLGDRASLQRGAQLYMNYCSGCHALKYLRYSRMGEDLGLSEEEVMNNLNFTGSAIGDPVPVAMPKEQAEKWFGKMPPDLSLISRVRGSDWIYTYLKSFYLDSSRPLGWNNALFANASMPNPLWEMQGLQHAVHGKAEAPGMDPPVTGLRIDSPGSVDAGQYDQAVRDITNFLEYAGEPAALKRQQLGVWVILFLALLTFLVYLLKKEYWKDVH
- a CDS encoding ClpXP protease specificity-enhancing factor; translated protein: MTEDFFHMTSHRPYLLRALVEWINDNQLTPHILVDAGVPGVQVPPSAVKDGRVVLNIAERAVVRLVIDNESVSFSARFSGTSYPVQVPISAVLAVYARETGQGMALPDDIPGGEPAPTSDELLHDDEQTPPDDTPPAGPPPKGRPTLRVVK
- a CDS encoding DUF3301 domain-containing protein; its protein translation is MPTLLFLLIAGGIVYFFWNAARSAAERAIELGRNACRAADVQWLDQAVHATGLRLSRGEDGRLGFERTFKFEYSYDGIDRHVGRMVLRGDQLISFTGPGAARISQIRADNEDAEDV